The following are encoded in a window of Armatimonadota bacterium genomic DNA:
- a CDS encoding glutamate synthase, with protein sequence MEMSDLAQKIIESRSWMMKDWKPGTLVRAEEEGGCGVTGFACSIPVSGRHIYAPSVQMHNRGNGKGGGIAAVGLDSNQMGVPPEILKNDYCLHIALLEPSALANVEADFITSVFDVHHAETLDHIDDYRDIEGLEIRPPEVRRYFVRPKKDVLKKFADARGLAGVPERELEDEFVYQNTFQLNSKYYASLGDKQAFVLSHGRDMLILKIVGYAEQIVEYYKLHDLRAHVWIAHQRYPTRGRVWHPGGAHPFCGMHEALVHNGDFANYYSVTEYLAQRNIRPLFLTDTEVSIQVFDLWSRVYKYPLEYVIEGLAPTVERDFDMLPKEKQEVYRAIQASHIHGSPDGPWFFIIARNDVQNDAYQLLGITDTAMLRPQVFALQDGEVQIGLICSEKQAIDATLRSLASEDSRFCSFADDYWNARGGSYTDGGAFIFTVKRNGNGGRSLTCTDKFGRPRTVKPGIRPNCKLHVSNCKPAKELPELLAEKSGTALYKIGMAAAPEVGLETLKSMCFGILSRTLTDAEREAAINGITLLIDRRYPTGNNKRSTILELLHETLTSVLEGVPSITENETSRYAKIGWESRFALRAPIGPEEILVLNAKGFPPEGNGCDARLVVQAYELGWKRFICHGYTGQRFLGCGLGPNSHDVVIDAYGSTGDYLASGLDGATVIVHGNAQDQVAQILKEGKLVIHGDVGQTFMYGAKGGKVFVKGNAAGRPLINAVGRPKAVINGTCLDFLAESFMAGDPLKDGGFVILNGVRFDDEGQIVDLDTPYPGSNLFSLASGGAIYVRDPYRLLDEEQLNGGEFQDLTGADWKLILPYLEENELLFDIPITRLLTVDGELREPEEVYRKVAPIKQKAAGESAKEELYEDLGE encoded by the coding sequence ATGGAAATGAGTGACCTTGCACAAAAGATAATCGAAAGCCGAAGTTGGATGATGAAAGACTGGAAGCCTGGTACATTGGTGCGAGCCGAAGAAGAAGGCGGGTGCGGCGTTACCGGTTTTGCATGTAGTATTCCAGTTAGCGGCAGGCATATCTATGCTCCGTCTGTCCAAATGCATAACCGCGGAAATGGCAAGGGCGGCGGTATTGCGGCTGTGGGGCTTGATTCAAATCAAATGGGAGTGCCGCCAGAGATTCTGAAAAACGATTATTGTCTCCATATTGCTCTCCTAGAGCCGTCAGCCCTTGCAAATGTGGAGGCTGACTTTATCACCAGTGTATTCGACGTTCATCATGCTGAGACTCTTGACCATATTGATGACTATCGCGATATCGAAGGGTTGGAAATCCGCCCGCCGGAAGTGAGAAGATATTTCGTGCGTCCCAAGAAAGACGTTCTCAAGAAATTCGCCGATGCCCGTGGGCTTGCTGGCGTACCTGAGCGAGAGTTGGAGGACGAATTTGTTTACCAAAACACTTTCCAGCTGAACTCAAAGTATTACGCGTCCCTAGGAGATAAGCAAGCTTTCGTGCTTTCACACGGGCGCGATATGCTCATTCTTAAGATTGTCGGATATGCCGAGCAAATTGTGGAGTACTATAAGCTTCACGACCTGCGTGCGCATGTTTGGATTGCTCACCAACGTTATCCAACTAGAGGGCGCGTGTGGCATCCAGGTGGGGCTCACCCGTTCTGCGGAATGCACGAGGCGCTTGTGCACAATGGCGATTTTGCAAATTATTACTCGGTTACCGAATACCTTGCCCAGCGAAATATACGGCCGCTATTCCTGACCGACACCGAAGTTTCCATTCAGGTCTTCGACCTCTGGAGTAGAGTTTACAAGTATCCTCTGGAATACGTTATAGAAGGACTTGCGCCAACTGTTGAGCGGGACTTCGATATGCTCCCAAAGGAGAAACAAGAAGTCTATCGTGCCATCCAAGCAAGCCACATTCATGGCTCCCCCGATGGACCGTGGTTTTTCATCATCGCACGAAATGACGTTCAAAACGATGCATATCAGCTTCTTGGCATAACCGACACTGCAATGCTTCGGCCCCAGGTATTCGCACTGCAGGACGGTGAGGTGCAAATCGGCTTAATATGCTCAGAAAAGCAAGCAATTGACGCTACTCTTCGTAGTCTTGCATCGGAGGACAGCCGCTTTTGCTCCTTTGCCGACGATTATTGGAATGCGCGCGGCGGGAGCTATACCGATGGCGGTGCATTCATTTTCACGGTTAAAAGAAATGGCAATGGCGGCCGTTCCCTGACATGCACGGACAAATTCGGCAGGCCGAGGACTGTTAAGCCGGGTATTAGGCCAAATTGCAAGTTGCACGTTTCAAATTGCAAGCCTGCTAAAGAATTGCCGGAGTTGTTGGCAGAAAAATCAGGAACAGCGCTTTACAAAATAGGAATGGCTGCAGCTCCAGAAGTTGGGCTTGAGACCCTTAAGAGTATGTGCTTTGGAATTTTATCTAGGACGCTCACGGATGCCGAGCGCGAAGCGGCAATAAACGGCATCACCCTCCTTATCGATCGTCGCTACCCTACCGGCAACAACAAGCGCTCAACAATCCTCGAACTTTTGCATGAAACGCTAACTAGTGTGCTCGAAGGCGTTCCTTCGATAACAGAAAATGAAACTTCAAGGTATGCAAAGATAGGTTGGGAATCTCGATTCGCTTTGAGGGCGCCAATTGGACCCGAAGAAATTCTTGTCTTAAATGCCAAAGGTTTTCCACCAGAGGGCAACGGATGCGATGCCAGGCTGGTTGTGCAAGCGTACGAGCTGGGTTGGAAAAGATTCATATGCCATGGCTATACCGGCCAAAGATTCCTGGGTTGCGGGCTTGGCCCCAACTCCCATGATGTAGTGATAGATGCATACGGAAGTACTGGCGACTATCTCGCCTCAGGACTCGACGGCGCCACTGTAATCGTTCATGGAAACGCCCAAGACCAAGTTGCCCAAATACTAAAAGAAGGAAAGCTGGTCATACACGGAGACGTTGGCCAAACGTTCATGTATGGTGCTAAAGGTGGAAAGGTCTTTGTAAAGGGAAATGCCGCAGGACGCCCTTTAATTAACGCGGTTGGCCGTCCGAAAGCGGTAATCAACGGGACATGCCTTGACTTTCTTGCAGAATCATTTATGGCCGGCGATCCGCTGAAGGATGGCGGCTTTGTAATACTAAACGGAGTGCGGTTTGACGACGAAGGGCAAATTGTCGACCTCGATACGCCCTACCCCGGTTCGAATCTTTTCTCGCTGGCATCTGGCGGTGCTATTTATGTCCGAGACCCATATAGGCTTTTGGATGAAGAGCAGCTCAACGGCGGCGAGTTTCAAGACCTCACGGGGGCAGATTGGAAGCTTATTTTGCCGTATCTCGAAGAGAACGAACTACTCTTCGATATCCCAATCACACGCTTGCTAACAGTTGATGGAGAGTTGCGAGAGCCGGAAGAGGTTTATCGGAAGGTTGCTCCTATAAAACAGAAGGCGGCTGGTGAATCAGCCAAAGAAGAGTTGTATGAGGACTTAGGTGAGTAG
- a CDS encoding alpha-hydroxy-acid oxidizing protein produces the protein MPPSREVKPAPDRFRNTIGKYRVWRSEACIKCWKCVEVCPRGVHVKPVGYADFIKPLDYKCTAEICKSKGSYCVDLCPKRALRIELSPMYKALGDYRWTADLILSTWYMAETGRTPDGELNYECGNSGGGFDKIRFKFPKNEQRIDTTEISTAIPLNRRNDGRPSIVIDIPVYGGGMSFGSVSPHVMVAKARAAMAWNTFSCTGEGGYPDRIFPYRDHMITQVATGLFGVREETIRWAPIVEFKYAQGAKPGLGGHLLGDKNTPAVAAMREAVPGTSLFSPFPFHSVYSVEDHKKHVDWIKHVNPRALVSVKVSTPVDVDMVAVGSYHAGAHIIHLDGSYGGTGAAPDIAKKNIAMPIEYAIPKVHRFLLEEGIRDEVTLIASGGIRTAYDMAKAIALGADGVVIGTSEMVAMGCIRCGKCESGKGCARGIATTDPEMVSKMTIDWATQRIVNMLNAWREQLVDILSRFGMRDVKELRGRWDLLKHEDYITSDE, from the coding sequence ATGCCTCCAAGTCGTGAAGTTAAGCCTGCGCCGGACCGCTTCAGGAATACGATTGGCAAGTATCGTGTGTGGCGAAGCGAGGCATGCATCAAATGCTGGAAGTGTGTCGAAGTTTGCCCAAGGGGTGTTCATGTAAAACCTGTTGGCTATGCTGATTTCATCAAACCCCTGGATTATAAATGCACAGCTGAAATATGCAAATCAAAGGGCAGCTATTGTGTTGACCTTTGCCCAAAACGTGCCTTGCGCATCGAATTAAGCCCCATGTATAAGGCGCTAGGTGATTATCGTTGGACAGCTGATTTGATTCTGAGCACATGGTATATGGCGGAAACCGGCAGAACACCAGATGGCGAACTTAACTACGAATGTGGAAACTCGGGTGGCGGCTTCGATAAGATTAGATTTAAGTTTCCTAAGAATGAGCAAAGAATAGACACAACAGAAATCTCAACCGCTATTCCTTTAAACCGTCGGAATGATGGGCGGCCTTCCATTGTAATTGATATCCCTGTCTATGGCGGTGGTATGTCATTTGGCTCCGTCAGCCCCCATGTGATGGTGGCTAAGGCTCGAGCAGCAATGGCGTGGAATACGTTCAGCTGTACGGGCGAAGGCGGCTATCCAGATAGAATCTTTCCATATCGAGATCACATGATTACCCAGGTGGCGACTGGTTTGTTTGGTGTTCGTGAGGAAACAATCCGATGGGCGCCCATTGTTGAGTTCAAGTATGCCCAGGGCGCGAAACCAGGGCTTGGCGGGCACCTTTTGGGCGATAAGAATACCCCTGCAGTAGCCGCAATGCGGGAGGCGGTTCCTGGAACTTCTCTCTTCTCGCCGTTTCCTTTCCACAGTGTTTATTCGGTGGAAGACCATAAGAAGCATGTTGATTGGATTAAGCACGTCAATCCACGGGCGCTCGTGTCAGTGAAGGTCTCAACGCCAGTTGATGTTGATATGGTAGCCGTTGGATCATACCATGCTGGAGCGCATATCATCCACCTTGATGGAAGCTATGGCGGAACAGGGGCAGCTCCGGATATTGCAAAGAAGAACATTGCGATGCCGATTGAGTACGCCATCCCTAAGGTTCACCGTTTTCTCTTGGAAGAGGGTATTCGCGACGAAGTTACATTAATTGCAAGTGGTGGAATTAGGACGGCTTATGATATGGCAAAAGCAATAGCTCTTGGAGCTGACGGCGTTGTTATAGGCACGTCTGAAATGGTGGCAATGGGTTGCATTCGTTGTGGGAAATGCGAGAGCGGCAAAGGGTGTGCCCGCGGAATTGCTACTACAGACCCCGAGATGGTTTCAAAAATGACAATTGATTGGGCAACACAACGTATTGTGAACATGCTTAACGCTTGGCGTGAGCAGTTAGTAGACATACTCAGCCGTTTTGGCATGCGTGATGTTAAAGAACTTCGAGGTCGATGGGACCTGCTAAAGCATGAAGATTACATAACAAGCGATGAGTAA
- a CDS encoding methylenetetrahydrofolate reductase, with protein sequence MSEGNLSKAIKNGQFVITAECLPPRGADAAKIKACAQVLGGMVHAVGAVESEDGVRLCSLAACNHLAHAGAEPVLHLLTRDLNRIALQATILGAVSLGITNIFCTTGRHQVLTAESCAKGVNDVDPIQLLKVADGMRKDGLLANGQELDGKIEFILGTDTNPFGEPMELQVIALEQAIRSGADFIITHPVYNLEAFNQWVKAIGQRNIPSQTCIIVAVKPFTSKDEALALREKFRHLDIPDSLLSKLDATTGIDLAVEIVVALKNIEGIRGVYLMTGDNFQLAADILKASGLSRG encoded by the coding sequence ATGTCAGAAGGCAATCTAAGCAAGGCAATTAAAAATGGCCAGTTCGTGATTACAGCGGAATGCCTTCCACCGCGAGGAGCCGATGCCGCGAAGATTAAAGCGTGTGCTCAAGTTCTAGGTGGGATGGTACATGCTGTAGGAGCAGTTGAAAGTGAAGATGGTGTTCGGTTATGCAGTCTAGCCGCATGCAATCACTTAGCACATGCTGGGGCTGAGCCTGTTCTTCATTTACTTACGCGAGATTTAAATCGAATAGCATTGCAAGCTACTATCCTTGGGGCTGTTTCGTTGGGCATAACGAATATCTTCTGTACCACTGGTAGGCACCAAGTGCTAACCGCAGAATCATGTGCAAAGGGTGTTAATGACGTTGACCCAATCCAACTTCTTAAAGTTGCCGATGGAATGCGCAAAGATGGTTTGCTTGCTAATGGACAAGAGCTAGATGGGAAGATTGAGTTTATACTTGGCACAGATACAAATCCCTTTGGTGAACCAATGGAGCTTCAGGTGATTGCTCTTGAGCAGGCTATTAGATCAGGAGCAGATTTTATAATCACCCATCCGGTTTACAATCTTGAAGCCTTCAATCAATGGGTGAAAGCTATTGGTCAGCGAAATATTCCTTCTCAAACATGCATAATCGTGGCCGTAAAGCCTTTTACTTCTAAGGATGAGGCATTGGCCCTGAGAGAAAAGTTTAGGCATTTGGATATACCCGACAGCTTATTATCGAAATTGGATGCAACCACCGGTATAGATTTAGCAGTTGAAATTGTGGTTGCTCTAAAAAATATCGAAGGAATCCGGGGCGTTTATCTAATGACCGGTGATAATTTTCAACTTGCCGCAGACATTTTGAAGGCGAGTGGGCTTTCGAGGGGCTAG
- a CDS encoding hydrogenase iron-sulfur subunit has product MLRVYSRASAPLLCVFKENMNESRKNCDIRVFYCRNLAEDFGILPMLSPVERQTNVVLEPVPCSGKIDSRYLLKAFEAGSRLVCILSCPKGECKLIEGNLRAARRVQAVKELLAEAGFNPESLRLIIPESQDDKHIEAAVDLILGCLNKK; this is encoded by the coding sequence ATGTTGCGCGTGTACTCACGAGCATCGGCGCCCTTATTGTGTGTTTTTAAGGAGAATATGAACGAGTCTAGAAAAAATTGCGATATCAGGGTTTTTTACTGCCGAAATCTTGCCGAGGATTTTGGCATATTGCCTATGTTGTCGCCCGTGGAGCGCCAAACCAATGTCGTTTTGGAACCTGTTCCTTGTAGCGGGAAGATTGATTCCCGGTATTTATTAAAGGCATTTGAAGCCGGTTCGCGCTTGGTTTGTATCTTAAGTTGTCCCAAAGGTGAGTGCAAGCTAATTGAGGGAAATCTGCGCGCTGCTCGGAGAGTTCAAGCTGTAAAGGAACTGCTTGCAGAAGCAGGTTTCAATCCTGAATCGCTTAGATTAATCATTCCTGAAAGCCAAGATGATAAGCATATTGAAGCGGCAGTTGATTTAATTCTTGGTTGTTTAAATAAAAAATAG
- the miaB gene encoding tRNA (N6-isopentenyl adenosine(37)-C2)-methylthiotransferase MiaB, translated as MQQAFMIITWGCQINEDDSQQMANLLRQMGYRQAMLAEEADIILLNTCSVREKPERKVMSKLGEFKSLKKIKNNLIIGVCGCMAQRAGNEIVKRAPYVDIIIGTDQIFELPQLISRVRAGERPVFALDLPKRNGNIVFAKPKRVIGDIGLKHFVPIMYGCNNYCAYCVVPFTRGPERSRPIEDIVAEVQELASHGCREVTLVGQNVNSYGKPQQKTEITNSLHQLQNNNDSLCDFPTLLGRLNEIEGLWRIRFTTSHPKDLSDRLIDAMAQLPKVCEHLHLPIQAGDNRILHAMNRHYTIEHYVSLVEKLRKAIPGVAITTDIMVGFPGETEEQFQNTLNAVRRIQFDGAFMFAFNPRPGTKAAELPNQIDNKTKQRRLLELINLQNQITLERNEKEVGQEFEVLVEGPSWKDESKLTGYTRTNKAVVFPGSPELSGRLVSIRATKAHPWGFTGEIVDAR; from the coding sequence ATGCAACAAGCTTTTATGATCATAACCTGGGGTTGCCAAATAAATGAAGACGACTCGCAGCAGATGGCGAATCTTCTGCGACAGATGGGATATCGCCAAGCCATGCTTGCCGAGGAAGCGGATATTATATTATTGAATACATGTTCGGTTCGTGAGAAGCCCGAGCGTAAGGTTATGAGTAAGCTGGGCGAGTTCAAATCGTTGAAGAAAATCAAAAATAACCTTATCATCGGCGTCTGCGGCTGCATGGCTCAGCGTGCTGGGAATGAAATTGTAAAACGCGCTCCTTACGTGGATATAATTATAGGAACCGATCAAATATTTGAACTGCCTCAACTCATAAGCAGGGTCCGCGCAGGCGAACGGCCTGTGTTTGCCCTTGATTTACCCAAGCGAAATGGCAACATCGTTTTCGCCAAACCCAAGCGTGTGATTGGCGATATTGGCCTCAAGCACTTTGTTCCCATTATGTATGGCTGCAACAACTACTGTGCTTACTGTGTTGTTCCATTCACACGAGGCCCGGAGCGCAGTCGGCCAATTGAAGATATAGTTGCTGAAGTACAAGAGCTTGCTTCGCATGGATGCCGCGAGGTCACTCTGGTCGGGCAAAACGTGAATAGCTACGGCAAACCTCAACAAAAAACTGAAATTACCAACAGCCTACATCAACTGCAAAATAACAACGATTCCTTATGCGATTTTCCAACGCTTCTTGGTCGTCTGAACGAAATAGAAGGCCTTTGGCGCATAAGATTCACTACTTCACATCCGAAGGACCTTAGCGACCGATTGATAGACGCTATGGCGCAACTTCCCAAAGTTTGCGAACATCTACATTTACCAATTCAAGCCGGCGATAATAGAATTTTACATGCAATGAACCGGCATTATACGATAGAACACTACGTAAGCCTGGTAGAAAAGCTTCGAAAAGCAATTCCTGGAGTTGCAATAACAACCGACATAATGGTCGGCTTCCCTGGGGAAACCGAGGAACAATTCCAAAATACGCTAAATGCCGTTAGAAGAATCCAATTTGATGGCGCATTCATGTTTGCATTCAACCCCAGACCTGGCACAAAAGCTGCTGAACTGCCAAACCAAATAGACAATAAAACTAAGCAAAGACGACTGCTTGAACTAATCAACCTCCAAAATCAAATTACCTTGGAACGAAACGAAAAGGAAGTTGGGCAAGAATTCGAGGTTCTCGTCGAAGGTCCCAGCTGGAAGGACGAATCAAAATTAACAGGATACACAAGAACAAACAAAGCCGTTGTTTTTCCTGGGAGTCCTGAACTTTCAGGCAGATTGGTCTCAATACGGGCAACCAAAGCCCACCCATGGGGATTTACCGGAGAAATTGTAGACGCAAGATAG